In uncultured Methanobacterium sp., a genomic segment contains:
- the hisG gene encoding ATP phosphoribosyltransferase, with amino-acid sequence MEIRIALPSKGRISDPAVKLLSKAGIGLKDAVNRRLFSDTYDDQISVMFTRAADIPEFVADGAADLGMTGLDLIEEKEAHVKILEDLKFGRSKLVLAAPEDSEVKKLSDVKDGSIVATEFPHLTEKYFKTQNIPVKIVELSGSTEIAPFIGVSDLITDLTSTGTTLKMNHLQMVETILESSVHLIANPDSYQEKREKIEEIRTGVKGVLDAEGKKLVMMNVDEEVLDEVKSAMPGMTGPTVSQVLSNSGVVAVHAVVNEHEVFQVVNRLKKIGARDILVVPIERII; translated from the coding sequence ATGGAGATAAGAATAGCCCTTCCATCCAAAGGAAGGATAAGCGACCCTGCAGTGAAGCTCTTATCCAAGGCAGGTATTGGATTGAAGGATGCAGTTAATCGTCGACTGTTTTCCGATACCTATGACGACCAGATCAGTGTTATGTTCACCCGGGCAGCAGATATCCCTGAGTTTGTAGCAGATGGTGCCGCAGACTTGGGAATGACTGGACTGGATTTAATAGAAGAGAAAGAGGCCCACGTGAAGATCTTAGAAGATCTCAAATTTGGAAGATCCAAACTGGTGCTGGCAGCCCCTGAAGACTCTGAAGTGAAGAAACTTTCAGATGTTAAGGACGGATCCATTGTAGCCACTGAATTCCCCCATCTAACTGAAAAATACTTTAAAACTCAGAACATTCCCGTAAAAATTGTTGAACTCAGTGGATCAACTGAAATAGCCCCTTTTATTGGGGTTTCAGACCTTATCACCGATCTGACCAGTACCGGCACCACCCTCAAGATGAACCATCTCCAGATGGTGGAAACCATCCTGGAAAGTTCAGTACACCTCATAGCCAATCCAGACAGTTACCAGGAGAAGAGGGAAAAAATTGAAGAAATCCGAACCGGAGTGAAGGGTGTTCTGGATGCAGAAGGTAAGAAGCTGGTGATGATGAACGTGGACGAGGAAGTTCTGGATGAGGTTAAAAGTGCCATGCCAGGTATGACTGGTCCTACTGTCTCCCAGGTTCTCTCCAACAGCGGCGTAGTAGCGGTACACGCCGTGGTAAATGAACACGAAGTATTCCAGGTAGTTAACCGCCTGAAAAAGATTGGTGCACGGGATATTCTGGTGGTTCCAATTGAGAGGATTATCTGA
- a CDS encoding HAD family hydrolase: protein MDNEILTLFDIDGTLVRGARCHYMAFVHAVSKFYGMEEDISGINYAGKTDPQILREVLEMGEIPEETIEGNFQACLDYMVEYYLANVHQENVMALGGVKELLDELQTDKVLIGLTTGNLERIAHAKLGRAGIDNYFSFGGFGSDSPIRPCLVKKALERARDLYGYRGDQVFVIGDTPRDVEAARPFNLHTIAVATGRYSTNELGETGADFVLESLENVDKIREIIGLG from the coding sequence ATGGATAATGAAATTTTAACACTATTTGATATTGACGGCACTCTGGTTAGGGGTGCTCGCTGCCACTACATGGCATTTGTGCACGCAGTCAGCAAGTTCTATGGAATGGAAGAGGATATAAGTGGCATAAACTACGCTGGAAAGACAGACCCCCAGATACTCCGGGAAGTTCTGGAGATGGGGGAAATACCTGAGGAAACCATTGAAGGAAATTTCCAGGCCTGTTTAGATTACATGGTCGAGTATTATCTGGCCAATGTACATCAGGAAAATGTCATGGCTTTGGGTGGTGTTAAAGAACTTTTAGACGAACTTCAAACGGATAAGGTGCTTATAGGACTTACCACTGGAAACCTGGAACGCATTGCCCATGCAAAGTTAGGCCGTGCTGGTATTGATAACTATTTTTCATTTGGTGGATTTGGCAGTGACAGTCCAATAAGGCCATGTCTGGTTAAAAAAGCCCTGGAACGCGCCCGGGATTTATATGGATACCGGGGGGATCAGGTGTTCGTTATTGGGGATACTCCTCGTGACGTGGAAGCAGCCAGACCATTTAACCTTCACACCATAGCTGTGGCTACTGGAAGATATTCTACTAATGAACTGGGGGAAACTGGCGCCGATTTTGTCCTGGAAAGTTTGGAGAATGTTGATAAGATCAGGGAAATTATAGGATTGGGTTAA
- a CDS encoding amidohydrolase family protein — translation METQTILIKNTTILADEVKKGSVLIEDDKIVDITRSNSSNGADEIINGEGKFLIPGLVNTHTHLSMSLMRGLADDLPLDVWLNDHIWPVEAHLEGEHCYVGALLSALEMIKSGTTTCNDMYFFMDDVARAIDKAGMRGLLCHGMIDLSDGEKRKAEYKETLRIIEKCHNTADGRIQVALGPHTPYTCSTELLNWVRKKADEKGLRIHIHVSETEKEVEDSLNDRLKRPFEYLEDIKFLGPDVTAAHSVWLSGAEISLIKDNNVKLSHNPLSNMKLASGISPVSDLLANDVCVSLGTDGAASNNNLDLFQEMKTSSLLQKVRKLDPTVLPAGKVLEMATINGATALGMEKEIGSIEVGKKADMVLVDMKAPHLTPYRNPVSHLVYSAEGADVNTVICNGQILMREREVLVMDEVEVMEMAENATEDLLSRN, via the coding sequence ATGGAAACCCAGACTATTCTCATAAAAAACACAACTATCCTTGCAGATGAAGTTAAGAAAGGATCCGTTCTCATAGAAGACGACAAAATCGTTGATATAACTCGCAGTAACTCCAGTAATGGTGCGGATGAAATCATTAATGGGGAAGGAAAATTTCTCATTCCAGGACTGGTGAACACCCACACTCACCTTTCAATGAGTTTAATGAGGGGTTTAGCAGATGATTTGCCTCTGGATGTGTGGTTAAATGACCATATATGGCCAGTGGAAGCACACCTGGAAGGTGAGCATTGCTATGTCGGAGCCCTTTTATCGGCACTGGAGATGATCAAATCAGGAACCACCACCTGTAATGATATGTACTTTTTCATGGATGATGTGGCCCGTGCCATTGATAAAGCGGGTATGAGAGGACTACTATGCCATGGAATGATCGATCTTTCTGATGGGGAAAAAAGGAAAGCAGAATATAAAGAAACCCTGCGTATCATAGAAAAATGCCATAACACTGCAGATGGCAGAATTCAGGTAGCACTGGGGCCCCATACTCCTTACACATGTTCAACTGAACTTTTAAACTGGGTTCGTAAGAAGGCAGATGAAAAGGGACTTAGAATTCATATTCACGTTTCAGAAACTGAAAAGGAAGTTGAAGACAGTTTAAATGATCGGTTAAAAAGGCCCTTTGAATACCTGGAGGATATTAAATTTTTAGGACCGGATGTAACTGCTGCTCACTCGGTATGGCTTTCAGGGGCGGAAATATCTTTAATCAAGGATAATAATGTTAAATTGTCTCACAATCCTCTGAGCAACATGAAATTGGCTTCAGGAATATCTCCAGTTTCGGATTTACTGGCCAATGATGTCTGTGTATCTCTGGGAACTGACGGGGCTGCGTCTAATAACAACCTTGATCTATTCCAGGAGATGAAAACATCCAGCCTCCTTCAAAAGGTACGTAAACTTGATCCTACAGTTCTACCCGCGGGTAAAGTTCTTGAAATGGCAACGATAAATGGTGCAACTGCCCTGGGTATGGAGAAGGAGATAGGAAGCATTGAAGTTGGGAAGAAAGCGGACATGGTCCTGGTGGATATGAAAGCGCCTCACCTGACTCCTTACAGGAATCCAGTTTCACATCTGGTTTACTCAGCAGAAGGTGCCGATGTGAATACAGTTATATGTAACGGGCAGATTTTAATGCGCGAAAGGGAAGTTCTGGTTATGGATGAGGTTGAAGTTATGGAAATGGCTGAAAACGCTACAGAAGACCTTTTATCACGAAATTGA
- a CDS encoding fumarylacetoacetate hydrolase family protein, with protein sequence MKLLRFKKDGKEKTGVMINGGMVEIHLPLIEASCSPFDDLERKEFYSLDEVKILPPVQPSKVVCVGLNYRDHAEELNMDLPEEPILFLKPPSTVIGHEDKIMYPYQSHHVDYEAELAVLIGQEASFVNQEDAFDYVAGYTALNDVTARDLQHKDGQWTRAKSFDTFCPLGPWVETEMDPSNQNISLKLNDTIKQKSNTKNMIFPVDELVEYISNIMTLNPGDIIATGTPPGVGPMQVGDIVEVKIEGIGVLKNRVHKKYGSM encoded by the coding sequence ATGAAACTTCTAAGATTTAAGAAGGATGGTAAGGAGAAAACAGGGGTTATGATAAATGGGGGGATGGTAGAAATACATCTTCCCCTGATTGAAGCATCCTGCTCACCGTTTGATGATCTGGAAAGGAAGGAATTTTACTCATTGGATGAGGTTAAAATCCTCCCACCGGTTCAACCCAGTAAGGTGGTCTGTGTGGGCCTGAATTACCGGGACCATGCTGAAGAGTTGAACATGGACCTTCCTGAAGAGCCCATACTATTTTTAAAACCACCAAGCACGGTAATTGGCCACGAGGATAAGATCATGTACCCTTATCAGTCCCATCATGTGGACTATGAAGCTGAATTGGCGGTACTAATTGGCCAGGAAGCCAGTTTTGTTAATCAAGAGGATGCATTTGATTACGTAGCAGGTTATACTGCCCTTAATGATGTTACTGCCCGGGATTTACAGCACAAGGATGGTCAGTGGACCCGTGCCAAGAGTTTCGACACATTCTGTCCCTTGGGGCCCTGGGTGGAAACTGAAATGGACCCATCTAATCAGAACATCTCCTTGAAATTAAATGATACAATTAAACAAAAATCCAACACTAAAAATATGATATTCCCGGTAGATGAACTGGTGGAATACATATCCAATATAATGACCCTTAATCCAGGGGATATTATTGCCACTGGGACTCCACCTGGTGTGGGACCAATGCAGGTTGGAGATATTGTTGAAGTAAAAATTGAAGGGATTGGAGTCCTCAAAAATAGGGTTCACAAAAAATATGGCTCAATGTGA
- a CDS encoding ferritin family protein, whose translation MSKVPIDLDRIKKEDLDREIIRIAMIAELDAVSLYEQLESMTDNPNLQAVLQDIALEEKTHVGELQTLLLQFDDEQEKELIKGREEVEELLKK comes from the coding sequence ATGTCTAAAGTACCAATTGATCTTGATAGAATTAAAAAGGAGGATTTAGACCGGGAGATAATCAGAATAGCAATGATAGCAGAACTGGATGCAGTCAGTCTTTATGAACAGCTAGAATCTATGACTGACAATCCAAATCTCCAGGCGGTTCTTCAGGACATTGCGCTCGAAGAAAAAACCCATGTGGGGGAGCTGCAGACACTTCTCCTGCAGTTCGATGATGAACAGGAAAAAGAACTAATTAAAGGCAGAGAAGAGGTTGAAGAACTTTTGAAGAAGTAA
- the cutA gene encoding divalent-cation tolerance protein CutA: protein MYSMVYVTASGVEEAKRIARNLLEDKLVACANIIPKMESIYWWEGNLEEDVESILLLKTHSESVDKVIDRVKEIHSYQTPCVLEIQIKSGSREYLDWLGNSLKKH from the coding sequence ATGTATTCTATGGTTTATGTCACAGCTTCTGGAGTAGAAGAAGCCAAAAGAATAGCACGAAACTTATTAGAAGATAAATTAGTGGCCTGTGCTAATATAATCCCTAAAATGGAATCTATTTACTGGTGGGAAGGAAATCTGGAGGAAGATGTTGAATCAATCCTACTTTTAAAGACTCATTCAGAATCAGTGGATAAAGTTATAGATAGGGTTAAAGAAATCCACAGCTACCAGACACCATGTGTATTGGAAATCCAGATCAAAAGTGGATCCCGTGAATACCTGGATTGGCTGGGTAACTCACTAAAAAAGCATTAA
- a CDS encoding ABC transporter ATP-binding protein, producing MVITLENITKSFNHEGQDQVVLQDINFNVNKGEFLCIVGPSGCGKTTLLRMIAGLDFPTSGRILEEDVEISGPSIERGYVFQQYSLFPWLNVLENVTFGLELKGMEEDERLEKAREYLKMVGLSQAETSYPRELSGGMKQRVAIARSLVNDPHVLLMDEPFSALDVQTRHKLQEELVRIWKEEQKTIIFVTHNVDEAIFLADRVVVLSRNPGKVIKSFEIKLERIRDRSSSQFLELKKEITSFLDYEL from the coding sequence CTGGTGATAACCCTGGAAAACATTACAAAAAGTTTCAACCATGAAGGGCAGGACCAGGTAGTTCTTCAGGATATTAATTTCAATGTTAATAAAGGAGAATTCTTGTGCATAGTAGGACCATCGGGTTGTGGGAAAACCACACTGCTCAGGATGATAGCTGGACTGGACTTCCCTACCAGTGGCCGTATACTGGAAGAAGACGTTGAAATATCCGGCCCAAGTATAGAAAGGGGTTACGTGTTCCAGCAGTACTCCCTATTCCCCTGGCTCAATGTCCTGGAAAATGTGACCTTTGGACTGGAATTAAAGGGGATGGAAGAGGATGAAAGACTGGAAAAAGCCAGAGAATATCTGAAAATGGTTGGTTTATCCCAGGCAGAGACCAGTTATCCCCGGGAATTATCCGGAGGAATGAAACAGAGGGTGGCCATTGCCCGTTCACTAGTTAACGATCCCCATGTTCTTTTAATGGATGAACCATTCTCTGCACTGGATGTACAGACCCGACACAAGCTCCAGGAAGAACTGGTCCGCATCTGGAAAGAAGAACAAAAAACAATCATTTTTGTAACCCATAATGTGGATGAAGCGATTTTCCTGGCTGATCGGGTGGTGGTATTGAGTCGAAACCCAGGGAAAGTCATTAAGAGTTTCGAGATTAAACTTGAACGGATTCGAGACAGATCATCATCCCAGTTTTTGGAACTTAAAAAAGAAATTACCAGTTTCTTGGATTATGAATTGTAA
- a CDS encoding TRC40/GET3/ArsA family transport-energizing ATPase, whose amino-acid sequence MAIRDLFHFKKGKTTFVFIGGKGGVGKTTISAATALWLADEGKKTLVISTDPAHSLSDSLERNLGHDPTPIGENLWAAEIDPEVAMQDYQVKMKEQQALNPGMDMGMMEDQMEMASMAPGIDEAAAFDKFLQYMTTDEYDIVVFDTAPTGHTLRLLSFPEMMDSWVGKMIKIRRQVGSMAKAFKNIMPFMGDEEEEDRAMEDMEATKKQIKVAREVMADPERTSFKMVVIPEEMSIYESERAMEALEKNNMNTDAVIVNQIQPEEADCDFCRARRNIQQKRMESIRQKFGGQVVAEIPLFREEVKGTEKLREVGKILYGEPEVAS is encoded by the coding sequence ATGGCAATTAGAGACCTTTTCCATTTTAAAAAAGGAAAAACAACATTCGTGTTTATTGGAGGGAAAGGAGGAGTAGGTAAAACTACTATATCCGCAGCAACTGCACTATGGTTAGCTGATGAGGGTAAAAAAACCCTGGTAATATCGACAGATCCTGCTCACTCACTTTCTGACTCTCTGGAAAGGAACCTGGGACATGACCCCACACCTATCGGTGAAAACCTGTGGGCTGCTGAAATCGACCCTGAAGTGGCAATGCAGGACTATCAGGTTAAGATGAAGGAACAGCAGGCCCTGAACCCTGGTATGGACATGGGTATGATGGAGGATCAGATGGAAATGGCTTCCATGGCCCCTGGAATCGACGAGGCAGCTGCCTTTGATAAATTCCTCCAGTACATGACCACTGATGAGTACGATATTGTGGTGTTCGACACTGCACCTACCGGTCACACCCTGAGACTGTTATCATTCCCTGAAATGATGGATAGTTGGGTGGGAAAAATGATCAAAATCCGAAGACAGGTAGGTAGCATGGCCAAGGCATTCAAGAACATCATGCCCTTCATGGGAGATGAAGAAGAAGAGGACCGTGCCATGGAAGACATGGAAGCCACTAAAAAACAGATCAAAGTGGCCAGGGAAGTTATGGCTGACCCGGAAAGAACATCCTTTAAAATGGTGGTCATCCCTGAAGAGATGTCTATCTACGAATCTGAAAGAGCCATGGAAGCACTGGAAAAGAATAACATGAACACAGATGCAGTTATAGTGAACCAGATCCAGCCTGAAGAGGCAGACTGTGACTTCTGCCGTGCTCGACGTAACATTCAACAAAAAAGAATGGAAAGTATCCGTCAAAAATTCGGTGGACAGGTAGTTGCAGAGATACCACTATTCCGTGAGGAAGTTAAGGGTACTGAAAAACTGCGAGAAGTTGGTAAGATTCTATACGGGGAGCCTGAAGTAGCTTCCTAA
- a CDS encoding NAD+ synthase, whose amino-acid sequence MVDNNGILPVLDVERVSRDISNFIESSLIESNAQGLVIGLSGGLDSATTAKLCAQVVNTDKILGLILPSQSTNQEDIDDAVTLAEDIGIKYKTIPIDPLIEPVQDICSRSETNENYKLAGANLKARMRMIILYYHANALNRLVVGTGNRTELLVGYFTKYGDGGVDILPIGELYKTDVRRVAKYLGVSDSILYKAPTAGLWQGQTDEDDLGIKYELLDEILYLTTEKEMEEDEMALKLNIKLDEVIRVKAMMRAAEHKNRMPLMPSIIR is encoded by the coding sequence ATGGTGGACAATAATGGAATTTTACCAGTTTTAGATGTTGAACGTGTTTCAAGGGACATATCAAATTTTATTGAAAGTTCATTAATAGAATCAAATGCTCAGGGCCTGGTTATAGGTCTTAGTGGTGGTTTAGATTCTGCTACAACTGCCAAACTATGCGCCCAGGTTGTGAATACTGATAAAATTTTGGGATTGATTTTGCCCAGTCAGAGTACCAATCAGGAAGATATCGATGATGCGGTAACTTTGGCAGAGGACATCGGAATAAAATATAAAACCATACCCATCGACCCACTTATTGAGCCAGTTCAGGATATTTGCAGCCGTTCAGAGACTAATGAAAACTACAAACTTGCAGGAGCAAATCTTAAGGCACGTATGAGGATGATAATTCTTTATTATCATGCTAATGCCCTTAATCGTTTGGTGGTTGGTACTGGTAACCGAACTGAACTTTTAGTAGGCTATTTCACCAAATATGGTGATGGTGGGGTGGACATCCTCCCTATAGGGGAACTGTACAAAACAGATGTTCGCCGGGTGGCTAAATATCTTGGTGTTAGTGACAGTATTCTGTATAAAGCACCTACTGCAGGTTTATGGCAGGGTCAGACTGATGAGGATGATCTGGGAATTAAATACGAACTTTTAGATGAAATCCTATATTTGACGACGGAAAAAGAAATGGAAGAGGACGAAATGGCCCTGAAACTTAATATAAAACTGGATGAAGTGATAAGAGTCAAGGCTATGATGCGGGCTGCTGAACACAAAAACAGAATGCCACTCATGCCATCAATAATCAGATAA
- a CDS encoding ABC transporter permease: MRKIWFSLILPVSVVVIWALLTTFTGLIPSYFLPSPSAVFQSFTALLMNGQLIADTSLTLLRVVLGLIVSALVGIPLGILMGWSKTFNDFTSLTIGLLRPIPPIAWIPFAILWFGVGMESAIFIIFVGSVFPILISTMDGVKRVDKVLLESAYTLGASHRQTLRKVVVPASLPSIVTGLKVGVGVALMCTVAAEMIGSNNGLGYLIFTSTSMLDTGSAIVGMLTIGVIGLGADYLFNRIEKEVSW, translated from the coding sequence ATGCGCAAAATATGGTTTTCACTAATTTTACCGGTTTCAGTTGTTGTAATCTGGGCTTTACTAACCACATTCACAGGGTTAATACCATCTTATTTCCTTCCCAGCCCATCTGCAGTTTTTCAATCATTCACAGCACTTTTAATGAATGGACAACTTATTGCAGATACTTCTTTAACTTTACTGCGAGTTGTACTGGGACTCATAGTCTCGGCACTGGTGGGTATTCCACTGGGGATTTTGATGGGATGGTCAAAAACATTTAATGATTTTACCAGTCTGACCATTGGTCTTTTAAGACCTATTCCACCCATCGCCTGGATACCATTCGCTATTTTATGGTTCGGTGTGGGGATGGAATCGGCAATTTTCATTATATTCGTGGGCAGTGTTTTCCCCATATTAATCAGCACCATGGATGGAGTTAAAAGAGTAGATAAAGTCCTTTTAGAATCAGCTTACACCCTGGGAGCCAGTCATAGACAGACTCTGCGGAAAGTAGTGGTTCCGGCTTCCCTGCCCAGTATTGTCACTGGATTGAAAGTAGGTGTGGGAGTTGCATTAATGTGTACCGTAGCAGCAGAGATGATTGGATCAAACAATGGCCTTGGATATCTCATATTCACCTCAACCAGCATGTTAGATACTGGTAGTGCCATTGTAGGAATGCTGACCATTGGAGTGATTGGATTAGGTGCGGATTATCTCTTTAATCGGATTGAGAAGGAGGTGAGCTGGTGA
- the leuS gene encoding leucine--tRNA ligase, translating to MTDIKIEEKWQKKWQKSKLFQSNPDNREKLFLTVAYPYPSGAMHVGHGRTYTVPDVYARFKRMQGYNVLFPMGWHVTGAPVIGIAKRIGRRDPWTLDIYKNVHKVPEEELNKFTDPHYIVKYFSGEYHQVMTQLGFSIDWRREFTTIDPHYQKFITWQFKKLKDKELVRRGEHPVKYCPDDENPVGDHDLLEGEGVTINELTLIKFKMGETYLVAATFRPETLFGATNLWLNPDEEYVKIRSGGEEWIVSRKAYSNLLNQKTDLELLSEVDAPGLIGQYVENPLTGEKHIILPASFVDPGYATGVVYSVPAHAPADYIALVDLKNDTGTLEKYGITREVEKIHPIGLISLKEFGEHPAVEMIEKMGVKSQEDPKLKEATNEMYKLEHAKGVMDEHVTGYSGLRVPEARDAIKENLLEADKGELMYEFSEKPVICRCGTECVVKILDNQWFLKYSDEEWTEATQNTLSKMTTVPAEIRPNFEYYLNWLHDWACARRIGLGTPLPWDPQWLIEPLSDSTIYMSYYAIAPYLKDIDPEELDEEFFDHIFLDKPTTKTNIPAGMREEFNYWYPLDWRLSAKDLVGNHLSFHIFHHTAIYPEEKRPRGVVVFGMGLLEGNKMSSSKGNIILLEDAIKIHGADVVRLFLMSSAEPWQDFDWREKEVIGTKKRLEWFSGYAAMVDELHGSQIQLSDYTQAPPVDKAINAWMISQVNQRIRDATQALEGFQTRKALQEALFLFKKDIDHYLHRVDLELKKEDGRDEITNVLAYVLGIWIRLMAPFTPHACEELWNRHGGQGFVSKAPWPEADPDLINEKVHKGEEIIQGLVEDIKEIQKITQTQAEKVHIYLAPEWKWKVFDIALQVGKPDIGRIMGQAIKANIHDDKKELAGFAQKIAREMTRINYVGWMDEKQLLNDAQDYLIRETGAEIIIHPEPDYDPQNKARNALPYKPALYIE from the coding sequence GTGACAGATATTAAAATTGAGGAGAAATGGCAGAAAAAATGGCAGAAATCAAAATTATTCCAATCAAACCCTGATAATCGTGAGAAACTTTTCTTAACCGTGGCCTATCCATACCCCAGTGGAGCAATGCACGTGGGACACGGCCGTACCTACACTGTACCTGATGTTTATGCTCGTTTTAAAAGGATGCAGGGATACAACGTGTTATTCCCCATGGGTTGGCACGTAACCGGAGCTCCGGTTATCGGAATAGCCAAACGTATCGGTAGAAGGGACCCCTGGACTCTGGATATATATAAAAACGTCCATAAAGTACCTGAAGAAGAGCTTAATAAATTCACAGACCCTCATTACATTGTCAAATACTTCAGTGGGGAATATCATCAGGTGATGACCCAGCTGGGTTTCTCCATAGACTGGAGACGTGAATTCACCACCATCGATCCCCACTACCAGAAATTCATCACCTGGCAGTTTAAAAAACTCAAAGACAAAGAACTGGTGCGAAGAGGAGAACACCCGGTTAAGTACTGTCCTGATGATGAAAATCCAGTGGGAGACCATGACCTCCTGGAAGGTGAAGGTGTAACCATAAACGAATTAACCCTCATTAAGTTCAAAATGGGGGAAACCTATCTGGTTGCCGCTACTTTCCGACCAGAAACTCTCTTCGGAGCCACTAATCTGTGGTTAAATCCAGATGAAGAATACGTTAAGATCAGAAGTGGTGGAGAAGAATGGATCGTCAGCAGGAAAGCATATTCCAATCTTTTAAACCAAAAAACAGACCTGGAACTGCTGAGTGAAGTTGATGCACCGGGATTAATAGGGCAATACGTGGAAAACCCGTTAACTGGGGAAAAACATATAATTTTGCCAGCGTCATTCGTAGATCCAGGTTACGCGACTGGAGTGGTTTACTCAGTACCAGCACACGCACCAGCAGATTACATAGCCCTGGTTGACCTTAAAAATGATACCGGGACTCTGGAAAAATATGGTATAACCCGTGAAGTTGAGAAAATCCACCCAATAGGACTGATAAGCCTTAAAGAATTTGGGGAACATCCTGCAGTGGAGATGATTGAGAAGATGGGAGTTAAAAGCCAGGAAGACCCTAAACTCAAGGAAGCCACCAATGAAATGTACAAACTGGAACACGCCAAGGGAGTTATGGATGAACACGTAACTGGATATTCCGGTTTAAGGGTTCCAGAAGCCAGGGATGCAATTAAAGAAAACCTCTTAGAAGCAGATAAAGGGGAGTTGATGTATGAATTTTCTGAAAAACCGGTAATATGCCGCTGTGGTACCGAGTGTGTGGTTAAAATCCTGGACAACCAGTGGTTCCTCAAGTACTCTGATGAAGAATGGACCGAAGCCACCCAGAACACTCTCTCGAAGATGACAACCGTGCCTGCAGAGATAAGGCCCAACTTCGAATACTACCTCAACTGGCTCCATGACTGGGCCTGCGCCCGTAGGATAGGTCTCGGAACACCCCTACCCTGGGACCCTCAGTGGTTAATCGAGCCACTCAGTGATTCCACTATTTATATGAGTTATTATGCCATAGCACCCTACCTGAAGGATATCGATCCAGAGGAACTGGATGAAGAATTCTTCGACCACATATTCCTGGACAAACCAACCACTAAAACCAATATTCCAGCGGGTATGAGGGAAGAATTCAACTACTGGTATCCTCTGGACTGGAGATTATCAGCCAAGGATCTGGTGGGAAACCATCTTTCATTCCACATATTCCACCACACAGCCATATACCCTGAGGAAAAAAGACCACGTGGAGTGGTGGTCTTTGGAATGGGACTGTTGGAAGGAAATAAAATGTCATCATCCAAGGGAAACATCATCCTACTTGAAGATGCCATTAAAATCCACGGAGCAGACGTGGTAAGATTATTCCTCATGTCATCTGCAGAACCATGGCAGGACTTTGACTGGAGAGAAAAAGAGGTTATTGGAACTAAAAAACGTTTAGAATGGTTCTCAGGGTACGCGGCCATGGTGGATGAACTGCATGGCTCACAGATCCAGCTGAGTGACTACACCCAAGCTCCACCAGTTGATAAAGCCATAAACGCCTGGATGATCAGCCAGGTGAACCAGCGCATCCGTGATGCCACCCAGGCACTGGAAGGATTCCAGACACGTAAAGCACTCCAGGAAGCACTGTTCCTGTTTAAGAAGGATATTGACCATTACCTGCACCGGGTAGACCTTGAACTGAAGAAAGAAGATGGTCGTGATGAAATAACCAATGTCCTGGCTTACGTGCTGGGAATATGGATACGGTTAATGGCCCCGTTCACACCCCATGCCTGTGAAGAACTGTGGAACCGCCATGGAGGACAGGGATTCGTATCAAAAGCACCATGGCCCGAAGCAGATCCAGATCTCATTAATGAGAAAGTGCACAAGGGTGAAGAGATCATCCAGGGATTGGTGGAGGATATTAAAGAGATTCAGAAGATAACCCAGACTCAGGCCGAGAAGGTTCACATCTACCTGGCCCCAGAATGGAAATGGAAGGTCTTCGACATAGCCCTCCAGGTTGGAAAGCCAGATATTGGACGTATAATGGGACAGGCCATTAAAGCCAATATCCATGATGATAAAAAGGAACTGGCAGGATTCGCCCAGAAAATCGCCCGGGAAATGACCAGAATAAATTATGTGGGATGGATGGACGAAAAACAGCTCTTAAATGATGCACAGGATTATCTGATCAGAGAAACCGGTGCTGAAATTATAATTCACCCCGAACCAGACTACGATCCTCAGAATAAGGCCCGTAATGCCCTGCCGTACAAGCCAGCTCTGTATATAGAATAA